A stretch of DNA from Carya illinoinensis cultivar Pawnee chromosome 12, C.illinoinensisPawnee_v1, whole genome shotgun sequence:
AATAGTGACATTGGGTGAACGGCttacaaatgaaataaaaccaaACCAAGACGACCACACTGAAGTGAAACCGCAATGGGTATAGAAGGATAAGTAAACTGTTAAACACATACACCACCAAAATGAAGGACACAGACAGAGAGAGGGACAAGGAATTTCGGAATTTGATTCTAGACCCAAAAAACGTAAACAAAAACCCACGTGTAAACCGCTGCCAATCATGCGATTAACGGCATTGTTGCCACCCCCGCCGACCCCGACCACCTTAATCCTAGCCGATTCCACAGGGGCAAAGGAGCAGCTGACAACCCCAAAATGGTGTCGTTTCCGGAAAGTAGTACTTCTTTGAGGAATGCATTCTCCCAAAGGAAGTCTCTTGAGGCTAAATGGGGAGGGGATGTAAGAGAGTGAGATCAGCTCGTTTGGGTTTGCGAGCTGAAGCGTTGCCATTTCTACTGGAAGTGAGAGACGGAGAGAGAAAtgggttttagggtttaagaattaaaaatgaaaatagaaagtaaagatttttttattttttttcccttaaataaaaaaagaagaagatattttaGGAGAGACAACACGTAGATTGGATGGCCCCTGTGGAGTTTGGATACAATGTCGTTTTACTAGGCTCCATTTAGCTgcttaatttttgttttcatttggaTACTAGGCTACTAGGCTGCATTTAGTGCTTGCTTCGGTAGTTTTCACTGTTctttagcttcttcttttttaaaaaaaagaaaaaaaagaaaagaaaagggtgcttacttgattttctttgttttttattttttgtttaccttttttattttctttgttttaatttttgttttgtgacGAAGCCTGTGCGCATGTGCCCTTTCACTATCAGTCATTAGATGAAGTTTTGGGTGGGcatgagataaaaattcaaGATATGCATCTCGGTTTTTATTTACAAAGTTCTAGTGGGGCTTAGCCTATAAATTAATAAACCGACTGCATAATGAAGAATTAGAtacaaataatgaaaaattccatttgaaaatcTTTTACAGATCAAGCAGGATTTGAATTAGACTGATTGAATCTGGCTGCTAAGCCTCCAGGAGGATATGAGGATCAGGAGCTTGGTGGTTTTTTTGTTAGGGCAAGAAACCTAGGATAATTCCACCATAATCAAAGAGTTCCCCTCAAAGCGTAATTAACAAAATGGAAAGGTTGGTTCTTTCACAAGGACCATCAGGCTTGGATAACACTCGGTACAATGGTGAAGTTCAAAGCATTGCTCTGGAACTGAAGGAGGTTAAAAGACAGCATCACAAGATGATAACACAAAGCTTGAGACTAAAAAGAGTCCGCGCCTGTCTCCATCATTCTATATGTtttgctatttttatttaataatgctTGTTAGCCCCATCATTTTGCCCCCTCAAAGTTACTACTAATGCATTtgtgtattttgtttttgttttttttttttaaatcttcaacatttaaaaaataaaaataaaaaacacagaaaaaacaaatttgaaCTAGCGGTAACTTTGAGGGAGCAAAATGACGGGACTGAGTAGCAGCACCATTTTTATTGTCTTACTGTCTATACCTCCCCTATTTCCTATATCACCATCATTGCCTTCACCCCGCCCCCTTCTGTGACTGTGTTCCTGCTCTACAAGTTCCCCAATTATCTTCACGTGTTTTCTTTTCGAGGATTGCTTGCTACTATGCAGTCTATCTATTATATGAGAACTAACCTTAGAAAGGACTAACAAGTGGAGGCTATCTCAATTCTCAACCCCTCTTGCTCTAAATTTACCAAAGATAACATGTGGTTCTCTTTATAGCCTTAGTACAATCAAGGGGGCATAATCGCCTATCACCCATATCATCAAAACTACAAATTTACTTTCTTGTGATAGAATGATTTCTGGAGTGAACAGCagcaaaaataacaattttatcCCAGGTAGTATCGAGCAACAATGCAAAACCAATTCAAGGTTCACGCTCAAACAAGAATTACATGCACAAGAAGATACTGATCAAGGATCCTTGAAACCAATATCAGACTCTGGTACCCAGTTCATAACCCATATTGTTGGTTTACTGAGAACGCACCGATGGTATTCCACAGGGAACTTCATTCCCCTTCACTCAGAATTGGGACAATGAGTGGTTTCATCTGTGCAAGGTATACGATTGCCCACCTAACAGAGCAAAAGAAGAATACAGCATTATAACGAAGAAACAACTACACGTCAACAATCTTGAATTATAATTGCAcccaacaagaaaagaaaaaagtatcaGATTACTACGGGAATCAGTAGTGTTTAAAATTTTGCCAGAATTCACCGCATGAAGATTAAAAACGATTTAACCGGATGAATCTAAGAGAACAATGCCTCATTGCTTTGATCACATATCCCATTTTAAACTACTGAATTATGGACTGGATGAAATGCTACCTAagcacaataaattatttgtctTGGCCTCAAGTTGTGCACAAATGAAATGGCTTTTACCTACACACCAAATTAAAtggattttttatgttttaaactatTGATCCCAAGTATTTGAAGatgattttttaaacaaaaattgcaGATTAAGCATGAACTTACATCATCCAACAGCAGACTGTTGCTGTAATAACCAAAGTTAGGTGGAACCTGAAATGAGAAAAGAATTAGGCCATTTTGCTTACTACAAGAAGCATATGAGATGATAGAAAGCAGATACAGTTTTAGAAGGGATGAAAATATAGTCTTCATTAGATGTTCGAAcgtttcaaataatttaaattccCCATAATCACACATACTAAAACCACTATCAGATGATAAGAATGGTATTTCAATATTGCAGACATGCCATATTGCATTAATATCGCAATAATATCTGACTATTGCAGCAATTTGAGATACCCTGATTTCAAGCATTATGATATACACACCCAAACACCAAAAGGTAAAGAACAGATATAAACATGACCTGAAAAATATCAACTAATCAAAAGGATGATAATGGTTTCATCTTAGTAGAGAGTGTAACGATCAATGATTTGAGATTAAAGAATGCCCCGGTGGAGGGGGTTGGCTAAAAAAGGATATTATCCTACCACAAGTTGAAGGTATACAgtttgaatggaaaaaaaacaCCAATGAGTCAGAATAACTTATTACGTATCGAaactttctcttcattttttttgttctttatttatttatttattttgtcagTAATATTGAAACTTTAGTCTTTATCCAAAACGAATCAGAAAATGAAATTAGACCACAAGCAGCCGTTGCAAGCCTATTTCCCAATATCCTAAATACCAAGACCCACAAGTTTTAGATCTAGGCACATATCAGCGGTTTACGGTTTCTTGATGGAAACGAAGAGCAAAcctgtttttaattttgtttagtaaatctttgtttatttatcaaaaaacacGAAGGGCAAACCTGTAAGCGCCCtgttttaaatttgaactcCGTGCATTTGTATTTTAGAAATTATCTGATAAACTAATCTACCACTCTAAAATGGGTAGTGGCATTTCTTGAACACCAAGATCAAAGCCCAAGTGACATTATTTCTCACTTCCCAATCAAAATACATAACCCATCCAACTTCACGGGACTACCAAACATAGTCCCAACTCCCAAGTGATTTAAGCCGAAATCATATAACAAACCTAAGCCAAACGCACCAAAATTCGGCCTAACTACTCGAATATAAGCCCAAATTAAACCTTGAATTACAGCAGCTTAATACAATTCACACACAGAAGCCAATCAACaagtggaaaaataaaataaaagaatcaaattGTGTGATACGTACAGATTAGTAGAAGGTCCTCTGTTGCAGCAAATTCTGGTGCACAAGGACGCAATGATCCCAGTCAGTAGGAAGATTAGGGTGGTCACCAAGAATCCCATGTCGTTCTCTTTGATCTGGGAGAGGAAAACCAATTGCTGCAAGGAAAAATGGGGATAGTAATCCAATACCGGGCTCAATAAAACCAAAAAGGAACTAGGGAACGAGCTGAATATGAGATCTCACCGAGACGAAAACTCTAAGGACCCTGTTTGGTTACCGAGAAAATATAGAAAACGaacagaaggaaaagaagaaaaggaggattttttttttcggctGATTCTCAACTCAAGCATGATATGTAGATTGGGCCGATTGCAGCCCAAGTCTCTGCCTAAAACTCGAAGTTTGAGATGTGTATTGGGCCTATTTGGGCTAATGCAAAAACCCACGAAAGTCATAACTGTAACACATGGGGTGATTGAAATTATTTCAGTTataaaagtctttttttttaaatctttttttttaattctagttatttatattttgagattattactgtttgaattttattcaattgatttattttaattttttcagttTGTTATATATTagctttttagtttttttctattaaaaaatggCCTTTTAGAATTTGTTAGGCTATAAAAAAAAGCTATTTTTTTTCCGCTTATAAAGTAATGAGATGATTGACCTTGAATTTCGAATATTCTATACCATGTATGATACATGAAAATTTCTGGTTAGAAGTTAACAAGAAAAAGACTGAATTATGAAAATgaagttttcattttaagatTATATGATGTAATAAGAACGTTATAGGCCGGATAACTAGTGTGTCCCCTTAATATGTAGTTGTTGTGGGCtataacatcatatataatattcctATGTACTGGGCTTTTAGCGTTTGTGgtggaaaaattaaatatttataaattaacgcgattttatatgatatataatttatttataaatcaaacaTTTCTTTATACTATCGGTGATTGCAACAGTGCAGCCAAGCTTGATCCACATTTTTacatcactaaataaaaaaatgaccgCAAATATTCAAGAATGTGCTCTTAAAAGTCATTCATTCCTCACAATGATTGTTTGGGTGTAAAAGTGcaaattatttgaaaagaaaaagcaaatcaGTCTGTATGGTAGAATAACAGATTTCATTTTCACCTCGAATAGATCATTAGTTTTTGTTTCCTAAGGAATGTTGTTAAGTTGGTTGCAATCATAGTTAAAAACAAGTTGATCGAATTGCCCTTTATCACCCTAAATAGTTCAACTAACCAAAAACAAGGTATTAAACATATACTTAGGGGTGTCTAATCGTGTTAATAGGTCGtgtcaaaacatgtatattatactatatagcttaaccataacccgacccgttaagcttattgtgtcaaaatctcaaatcctaacacgacccattaatataacgggtagtgtcaacccgttttgatttattagtgaatattatgaaatatgttaACATGATAATATACGATccgtttcaaactatttatgtaaatggttTGAATATGTCCGAATTAACtaatttgacctgattaaatttagcataattttatataaattttaaaatcacaatatttataaaaattataaatctaactacaagtctaaaattacaatccaaacaataaaaatatcgaaattgaaattctaaccattttacttttaagtataagggtataattgtaattttaactttcttaacgtgtcataatggATTATAATGTGTCAtaatgggttgacccgttattaacctgttaagcaatcgtgtcttaacaagCTAACTCGTTTTGACCtgaacccgttaagactaaaccctaatccgctattatcgtatcgtgttcgtgttgggttaacgggtcggaTAACATATTGCCATCCCTACATATACTATAGCTGAGGGTTTGGTCATAATCATTTGATGATGTTCGATAAGGCTTTGTAGAATGACAACATATAGCAGAAGTTCCCAGTTCTTTGTGTGCGAACGGGACAAGGATGATCCGATTCTCGGGACTattgaataatatcaaaaccaaacaaaaaagttATGCCTACACCTCCCCCCTACCTGTCGGTCAataatcttttcctttttttcacattttttgaatatatttaaatatttttaaaaaataaaaaaatacactaatatacttaaaatcacttccttaatcattaaataaagaataaataaataaataaaataaaattttgaccaGCGGTCAAGCCCAGACGGCATAGAAGTTTTTCCCTCCTATATAaatcaagacacaaaatatGAACAACTTCGTATAACAAGCCAAATCATCCATGGCATAAAAACAATGATACAAACAACGAAAGTAGCTTCTTTTCTTGACATTTTGTTGTGCTATAACATTTTACCATTGAAATGAAAGTTCAAGCAAACAATTGTTGCCCTAActtctaaaactaaaaaatggGTTGAGGAAGGGGGTAACTCATCCCATGATTAGATTAGATGAACATACTACAATTTTTTTCCCGCcggagatattaaaaaaaaaaagaaaaaattgtgaGTATCTTTAATGGAAAAAGGATAAAACAAAAAGGACTTATGTTCAGGGTGGGGTGGGGGCGGTGAAGTAAAGACCAAGGGAGCATCAAATTAAGATATCAGAATCTGAAATCAGGATCTACGTCCATTGCCCATGCAAACTTCGCCAGCAGAGACTTGTTGAATATCtgtggaagtttggaaaagtaaGAAGAAATTATAACTGAAATATGTACATGTATATATTCACCAGCAGCTAATTCTGCGTGCACATACATACGGACATTTTTGAAgtaacaaacatacatacatacacacacacgaacatatatatatatgaatgtatatatgcatgtatgatTGTTGGTAAGATATTTCGGCCAAAAGATATTTGCAGAAGCTATTTACCTTCTCAATGGGAACTTCACGCCGTTTGCACCATGCAACTGTGATTCGAGGGTCAAGGTAGTTGATTTTGGACGTACCTAATGCCACGGTTTTCAGATCTTCTTTGGTCTTCATATCCCGTTCCATTTTCTCAATCTTCGTATTGGTTTGagcaatttttttctctatccTGTTTAACATAAATTCTTACTGCAGTGAAATAGAAAAGCCAAACAAGACAATAAATTTGCTTATAAAAGGACACgggtaatattattattacgcTTCAGGAGCCAAATTTCTTCGTTTTCCATCAGCGTTCTTTAGTGGGGGCTTCCCTTTCTTTGCCCTGTCCAAATCTGTCTTCAACTCTTTAAGCAAGCCctacccaaaaaagaaaaagagaagattcAGATAAGCGTTGAGTTAAACAACACCATGAGGCAAATGCAAATGCATGAACATCCACCCACTGTACAACCCTGATATGCATAACAAAGGTGATGCTATATTCCAATATAGAAGAATGAGACAGAACGGATATGGAAAATATTAGGACATATCTCCGATCTTAAAGCATCATGAGATAAAGGTCTTCTCGATAGAACCAccaatatgtatgtgtgtgcCATCCAACACTAATCAATTGTAATTTCATTCTTCAGTCCCTTCTCATGCAAGCGAGTATTGAAGTTTATTTATTCCTTCACCAACATGCGTGCACACATAAAAAATGATTGGTCCATCAATCTAGAACCTCTCTCTCAACACGAAATTAGATCATTACTTTGTACTTTGTCCATGACCACCCATCTCTTTCACTAAGCATAAGGTGACTACCTGAAGCTCGCTAATCTTCTCATTTAATCTCAACATTTGTTGACTGTGAGATTTTGAAACACTGCGCTGATGATTACAAATGATTGCAACCTGTAACCAGAAAATCCAGAAATTTATATGTCACGAGTAACTCAAAAGGAACAAAATCTTGAGATAACTTTTAAGACTTTTACATGGAGGAATTGTCTTTACCTCCTTGTTTGCGTGCTGGTAAACAACAATTTTCTCTGCAACATCTCCATCCTTAGTTTCCATATTCAACTGTCATAAACATGAAGAAATTTAAGGGGGGAGGGGATATTAACAGGAATTTGGACAAAAAATCcccttgaaaggaaaaaaaaatttcaagaaaataaaacaaaaggatAGATAAGGCATTAAACACTCATCATAAACAAGGGAATTATCTCAGTGAGGTCCATAAGTTATCTTACCATCTCATCCAACGTGATGGATGCATTATATGTTCGGAAGACTTTTGCTGTAAGACCAGGCATCAGTTCTTTCAAATGCGCATTCAATTTACTGGTGTCCAGCTGGTCGAAAAGATCGTCAGATCCCTTTTTTCCTGGAGCAAACAGAAAATatatactattggcttcactcATAAATATTTATCAGTCATATATATATCCCCTAAAACGATGATCCAAATTACTTGCCTGCTTGGAACTGTATAATTGCCTTGTAAACAGGAAGCTCGACTTCAACTTTATTTTCGTATCTAATTGAATCTTTACCAAGGAAGTTGAACTGAATTTATCAAAAACAGAGTTCCCTGGTTATCACTGGTAATAAAGTATGAGCAAGGAACTATCCAGGATggttaaaacttctaaaacttaTTCCAACATACCTCCAACGTGTTTGGGGCTACTGCCTTAACATTCTCTACTTTCAATGTGCAGCAACCAACAGTATCAGCCTCATCATCATCCTGCAGGAAGGCAACTGTTAATATGAAGAAAGACCAAGATACCTTGTTTGACACGGAATGCAAACACAAGGATTTGAACATCTGATTTCCACTCGGAATTCTAAGTTGCTAAAAGCAAACAAAGAGGTGAAATGTGAGCAACACAGTGACCTTTTTCTCGATAAGTaacagaaaattttatttaacacAAAAGCtataacccaagtacacaggatggATAGAAGAGGAACACCGACACAGCAACCTttgcaaacttttttttttatataagtaaaaatgtattaatatcaataggcgtaaccaagtacactgggTGTTTTGCAAACCTTTAAAAAACAAACatagaaaatcaaaagaaataactAGTGCAAAGGGAATCCACAGAATGCCAGTCATCTTTGAAGCTAAACATCTTTTATTGCCTTTTGTAGTTCCAAATATATTGCCTAACACGTATAAAAGAACGCAGCTGAGATTGTAAAGCCTAATCCATCAACTCAAGCCAGAGCTACACAATTTATTTATGAAGTGCTTATTAGCAAGCATACAAAAAACCTTGTTCATCATCTCGCCTGcttgcttgtttgtttgtttgttgagAGAAGGGAATGCTTAAGGAATATATAGGCACAACTGAAGTATATGCCATCTACTCGGAATATACCTTCTCATTGCCAGCCCTCAGAGCTAGTTTATCAATAAGATAGGTAGCAACTGCTATTTGCCGCTTCATGACATCTTTACTTGTAAAATTCTTCGTGTATGCAGCCCTGATGTTTTCTATGTAGTCCTGTGCTCAAAATCACGAGGTTTTAGCAAAAATAATAAGATCCTTCAATATTATCCCAAACTAGCAACATGACAATTACTGAAAGGTTCAGGGGAAAATGGATGAAAAGAGCCTTAATCATAATGGTCAACTTTTGAATAATGTAAAGAACCTTCAGCATCCTTGCTTTCTCATATTTTTCCTTGTCACTTTGCCCCTTCAAGGTACTACTAGCcgcaagaaacacatacttgaATTCCTTTGGATTGATTGGATCATTCCAGAAAGCTAACCATGTAACGGTATTATCGTGTCTTACTTCCTTCCATCTGCCAAAGATCACAaattcaaaaacttaaaaaaccctcacataagaaataaaataaaatagattttgcCATCTTGgcctaaatatatttaaaatcacttaaaTACATATATGCAAACATATACACAAATACATATTGTATATGAAGATAAATGATAAAGCACTTCTACATCTTATCCTAAAAGGTTCCTATTGGCT
This window harbors:
- the LOC122289650 gene encoding V-type proton ATPase subunit e1-like; the encoded protein is MGFLVTTLIFLLTGIIASLCTRICCNRGPSTNLFHLTLVITATVCCWMMWAIVYLAQMKPLIVPILSEGE